In candidate division WOR-3 bacterium, the genomic window CGCCGTCAATTTCACCGAAGATGTTGTTGCGGTTGCCGTCGTATGACCATTGCAGGTCTGCGTAGTAAACATCGGCCGGGATGTCGCCGGTTGAGCCGGACACGACCGCACGGCAGCGCCGACCCGGAACCTGAGCGTTGTCGCCGGCCAGGAGCACATATTTGAGGCCGTGATTTGTGTAGTAGTCAATGATGAACAGGCGAATCTTTTCCTGGGTGTCACGGCCTGAAGGGTAGTTGGTTGCAATCCACTCGGTGGTGAATACCTGGGTGTTGTACCCTTTCTTTACGCGCCAGTCAATAAGGTTGAGGAACCAGGTTGACTGGGAGTTCGGGGTGATGATGGCGTAGTCCACGTCCGGGTTGTCGGTCAGGCGGACCGGCGGCGCAAACGCGGGAACGTCCTCAGGGTTGATGACAAGTTGGGCCACGTCAGAGCCGAACAGCTCGAGTTGGCCTGGGGTCATCGGTTTCGGGGTCACGTCGTTTTCCCGGTAGGTCACTTCGACCTTNNNNNNNNNNCTTCATCTTTCGATATAGGGTCAGTTTTCCCTGGGCCGGGATGTACACAAGCGGGTGCAGGATAAAGCCGCAGATGCGGAATTCGGACTTGGTGCCGGTCCGGGACCACTGGACAAGCTCGGCCGGGTAAGGTTCTGAGCTTGAATAGGTCGCCGGGTCAGGCGGCACGAATGGCGGCTGGGTCCGGGATGATACCGGCACCGGGGTCTGGACCGGGTGAATCCGCCAGTTGCCGGGGATTTCTTCGGGTTCGAGCGGTGTCACCCGGATGTCGGTTACGGTCGCGGTTGCCGGTATCACCACGTTGAAGACCGCGGCCGGCATCATCGGCTTGCCCGGTTCCAGGGTGGTGATGAAGTCTGCCATCTGGACGACGTCATAGCCGTTGGCCTGCTCAATGCGCAGGTCCCGGGCGTCGAACCGGATGGTCCTTGTTATCGTGCCGGCCAGAGCCAGCAGCGGGATGAGAGCGAACAGAAGGGTCTTTTTCACACTACCTCCTCAGCTTGTTAGTTCCGGGAACATGAGTCTCAGTTCCCGTTCGGTGTCTTCTTCTGGATTTGATGCGTGGACCGCGTTTGTGCGCACCGATGTGCCAAAGTCGGCCCGGATTGTGCCAGGAGCAGCCCGGGCCGGGTCGGTAGCACCGATGAATTCCCGCAGTCGTTTGCGACAGCCCGGACCCTGGAGTGCAACCGCCACCACTGGACCAGAACTCATGAACTCGACGAGTCCGGGAAAGAAGTCTTTCCCTTTGTGAATGGCATAGAACTCCTCAGCCTCGGGCCGGGTCAGCCTGCGCATCTTCAGGCCGACAATGACAAAGCCGGCTTGTTCGAGCCGGCGCAGTATCTCGCCGGTTCGGTGCTGCTGCACCGCGTCCGGCTTTATGAGCAGGAGCGTTTTCTCCAAAGGCAGGGCGTGTCTGAACAAGAGATTCTAGATGCGGCAGCGGCAATGTCAATCACCTTTGAGTCGGGCCGGAACTACTTCCTTTGCGATGCGGTCAGCGATGCCGGTAACGCCGGCGATGATGGCACGTGAAGAAAGGGTGGCAAGTGATACGGCGTCAACATTTCCTTTTCCGCCGGGCCGGTAATGAGTGAGCCGGCCGGCTAGGCTGTCGCAGGCAAGTCTGAGATAGGCCGGGGTCTCGTCGTTGGCCAGGACCTGGAAGCTGAGTACGCGGGCAAGAGTGTCAAGGAAAACGCGGACCGGAACCGGTCCGGAGAATCCGGATTCGGTTGTACCGGCATGGTTGGATTCGGCCTGAAATCCAAGCAGGATACCACATGAGTCATAGATGCCGAGATAGGGGAAAGGATCGGTGAACTCCTTTGTTTGCACGGCCCCGGGGAACAGGCGGTCAATGGTTGGAAGGTCCGGGGCGACGAGCTTTGAGTGCGCGGTCGCGGATTCGGTTCCCGGTGAGGTCGGTGGAGCCGGAAGGGCCGGCTTGTTGCCGGCGGTGCCGCCGCAGCGAAGATAAACAGCGGTTCCGACGAGCAGTAGAAGCCGCTTGATACTCAGCATAGTTACTATCGTGCAGGCAACCTAGGCCGGGCCGGGTTCGGGCGGTTTGTCCGTCGTCTGTTCTTGCTCTTCTTCAGTCTTGACATAGGCCAGGCGCAGTTCGTAGAGCATTTCATCGAGGAGTCTTGATTCGTCCCCGGTCCTGTTTCCCTCGGTCTTTTGCTTGAGCATTTCCAGCGTGGCGATAGTGTGTCGAGCATACTTCAGGTTGACTTCGGGTTTGTCCTGACCCGGTGCTATGCCGCGGCCGAGATAGGTCAGGGTTGCGGCTGACAGACTCCAGATAAGGTCGGTAAGCGAGCTTCCAGTCGTAGCGTTATTCTTTTCCATGGTTGTTCAGAAGGTTCTTTACCATCGTGACCTGGCCGTTCCGGACGTACACCCGGGGAACGCGCGGGCTGACGCCGCAGATGATTTCGTAGGGAATGGTACCGGCCCAGTTTGCGACTTCGTTGGCCGTTATCGAACCGCCGGCGGCCGAGCCAAGCAGTGTCACAGTGTCGCCGATAGCGCAGTCTGGAATGTCAGTGACGTCAAGCATGGTCAGGTCCATGCAGACATTGCCAATGACCGGTGCCCGCTGGCCGGCCACAATCGCCTGCCCGCGGTTTGTCAGCGAGTAAGGATAACCGTCGCCGTAACCGGCGGTGATGACCGCAATGCGGGAGTCGCGACGCGTGAAGAATCGGCGGTCGTAACTGACCGAGGTTCCAGCTGGCATACTGCGCAGGTTGACGATTCTTGCACGCAGGCTCATCACCGGCAATAGCTCGAGGCTGGCGCTGCGCTGGCCGGTGTGGTAGCTCTCAGGCAGGATGCCGTAGATCAGAAGTCCGGGCCGGACCATGTCCAGGTGGGACTCAGGGACGTTCAGGAGTCCGGCCGAGTTGGCGGCGTGGCGGATGAGCGGGCCGAATCCTTTCTGCTCCAGTTCGGCGAGAAGGCGGAGATACTCGCCGACCTGGGTCTCAGTGAACAGAATGTCGGTATCAGCAGCCGGGAAGTGTGTGAACACGCCTTCAAGATGAAGCCCAGGCAAGGCAGCAACATCGGGAATGAAGCTGAAGGCTTCCTGGACCGATACGCCGGTGCGGCCCATGCCGGTGTCAACTTCAATGTGGACGCTGACCTCGGTGCGCCGGTGCAGTGCTTCCTTCGAGAGCAGGCGGGCAAACTCGCGCTCGGTGACTGAAGGTGTGAGCCGGTATTCAATGATTTCGGGAATCTCGGCGTAGGGAGCAGGTGAGAGTACGAGGATGGCATTCGTAATCCCGGTTTGGCGCAGACTGATTCCTTCTTCGACTCCGGCCACACCAAAGGCGTCCACTTTGCTGGCAAGTTCACGGGCAACTTCTCGAAGACCGTGACCGTACGCATCGGCTTTGACCGCGACCATGAGCCGGCGGCCCGGGGTGAATCGCTTCACCTGTTCCAGGTTGTGGTTGAGGGCGTCGAGGTTTATCTCAGCCCAGATGCGGCCGCAATCCACGCAGGGATATTAGGCTAGAACCTGCGGTTGTCAATCGGCCGTTTTCCCTCTGCTTCTGATTGACACTTCACAGTCAGTGAATATCATTGGCCGTGCCGCGCGGGCTTGTCATCTTACCGACCTATAACGAAGCGGACAACATCCGGCGCATCGTGCCGGCAATCCTTGCCCAGTCTTCCGAACTCGAGGTGTTGGTTGTGGACGATAATTCACCGGACGGAACCGGCGATTTGGTGGAGCAGATGACCCGGGACAATGCGAAGGTACACCTTCTGCGTCGGTCAGGTAAGCTGGGCCTGGGCACAGCGTACGTTGCCGGGTTCAAGTACGCGCTTGAACACGGCTACGATTACTGTTTTGAGATGGACGCGGATTTTTCTCATCCGCCCGAAAAGCTGCCCGAGATGATTGCGCTGCTTCAGGAGTACGACCTTGTCATCGGGTCGCGCTATTGTAACGGCGTGTCGGTGGTGAACTGGCCGATGAAGCGGCTGCTCCTGTCCTACGGCGCGTGCATGTATGCCCGGAAGGTGACCGGGTGTCCGATTCGAGACCTGACCGCAGGTTTCAAGGGCTACCGCCGGAGCACGCTTGAGGCAATTGACCTTGATTCCTTGAAGGAGGACGGGTACGGGTTTCAGATTGAGATTGACTTTGCCATCTGGCGCAAGGGACTGCGCATCAAGGAAACACCGATTGTCTTCACCGAGCGCCGGGCCGGCACCTCGAAGATGGACCGGCGCATTATCCGCCGGGCTTTCTTCCTTGTTATCTGGCTCCGTCTGAAGCGATTGTTTGGCCGGGCCTAGTTCTCAGTTTTCATCTGGCTACTGTTTTTGAATCGGAAAACTCTGGTCAGCAACCGGCTTAGGGTCGTTCTTCGATTTCAGCCATCGTGATGCCGAGCACGCGGTCCACCCGGAATCGGCCGATGACCTGGTCCTTACGGTAGATAACCCATTCGTTCTCTTCTCTTTCAAGGCGGTCGCCGTCGGCATAGGCGCTCCGCGGCGGGCTGGTATCGAGCAGGATGTCAAAGCGCTTCATGGCGGCCTCCGTTCAGACTGAGGGTGTCCGGTATCATGGGTAGTTTCGCTACCAAGGACAATAAGGGAAATTATCACGCGTGTCAACAAGCAGAGGCTGGTCTTGACTTGTCCGGCGAGCCGGCTATCTTGAGTCAGAGTTATCTGAAGTGCAAGGAATGATGCGACGACAGAGCTGCCGCATACGGTTAGGGTCCCAGGACGGCCGGGCTGGAAGTGTGGCAGGGTAGGGTGATGGCTGATACGGTCTATGAGTCGTTCCGCTTGGTTGCAGAACGGCACGCCG contains:
- a CDS encoding polyprenol monophosphomannose synthase is translated as MPRGLVILPTYNEADNIRRIVPAILAQSSELEVLVVDDNSPDGTGDLVEQMTRDNAKVHLLRRSGKLGLGTAYVAGFKYALEHGYDYCFEMDADFSHPPEKLPEMIALLQEYDLVIGSRYCNGVSVVNWPMKRLLLSYGACMYARKVTGCPIRDLTAGFKGYRRSTLEAIDLDSLKEDGYGFQIEIDFAIWRKGLRIKETPIVFTERRAGTSKMDRRIIRRAFFLVIWLRLKRLFGRA
- a CDS encoding C25 family peptidase propeptide domain-containing protein, translating into MKKTLLFALIPLLALAGTITRTIRFDARDLRIEQANGYDVVQMADFITTLEPGKPMMPAAVFNVVIPATATVTDIRVTPLEPEEIPGNWRIHPVQTPVPVSSRTQPPFVPPDPATYSSSEPYPAELVQWSRTGTKSEFRICGFILHPLVYIPAQGKLTLYRKMK
- the ndk gene encoding nucleoside-diphosphate kinase, with translation MFRHALPLEKTLLLIKPDAVQQHRTGEILRRLEQAGFVIVGLKMRRLTRPEAEEFYAIHKGKDFFPGLVEFMSSGPVVAVALQGPGCRKRLREFIGATDPARAAPGTIRADFGTSVRTNAVHASNPEEDTERELRLMFPELTS
- a CDS encoding FMN-binding protein translates to MLSIKRLLLLVGTAVYLRCGGTAGNKPALPAPPTSPGTESATAHSKLVAPDLPTIDRLFPGAVQTKEFTDPFPYLGIYDSCGILLGFQAESNHAGTTESGFSGPVPVRVFLDTLARVLSFQVLANDETPAYLRLACDSLAGRLTHYRPGGKGNVDAVSLATLSSRAIIAGVTGIADRIAKEVVPARLKGD
- the alr gene encoding alanine racemase; amino-acid sequence: MDCGRIWAEINLDALNHNLEQVKRFTPGRRLMVAVKADAYGHGLREVARELASKVDAFGVAGVEEGISLRQTGITNAILVLSPAPYAEIPEIIEYRLTPSVTEREFARLLSKEALHRRTEVSVHIEVDTGMGRTGVSVQEAFSFIPDVAALPGLHLEGVFTHFPAADTDILFTETQVGEYLRLLAELEQKGFGPLIRHAANSAGLLNVPESHLDMVRPGLLIYGILPESYHTGQRSASLELLPVMSLRARIVNLRSMPAGTSVSYDRRFFTRRDSRIAVITAGYGDGYPYSLTNRGQAIVAGQRAPVIGNVCMDLTMLDVTDIPDCAIGDTVTLLGSAAGGSITANEVANWAGTIPYEIICGVSPRVPRVYVRNGQVTMVKNLLNNHGKE
- a CDS encoding DUF1844 domain-containing protein — its product is MEKNNATTGSSLTDLIWSLSAATLTYLGRGIAPGQDKPEVNLKYARHTIATLEMLKQKTEGNRTGDESRLLDEMLYELRLAYVKTEEEQEQTTDKPPEPGPA